A window of Castanea sativa cultivar Marrone di Chiusa Pesio chromosome 1, ASM4071231v1 contains these coding sequences:
- the LOC142616553 gene encoding zinc finger protein CONSTANS-LIKE 5: MGIEATASSLKTWGVAAKLCDTCKSGSAALFCRVDSVFLCLTCDSKLHSRHERVWMCEVCEQAPASVTCKADAAALCVTCDSDIHSANPLARRHERVPVEPFFDSADSVIKSAAPLTDFLVVPTDHNESPEAGSWVLPNPSFVEDPDVKPTDLLFTAEMDPFLDFEYPNSFHNSGTDSVVPVQAKPVSAPVSETCFDIEFCKSKLSAFNYPSHSLSQSVSSSEVGVVPDGNSMSDISYPFGRNMSVDPNVPVSGTTAQAATQLCGTDREARVLRYREKRKNRKFEKTIRYASRKAYAETRPRIKGRFAKRTEMIESDVDSLFNSVSTAAFITEAQYGVVPTF; encoded by the exons ATGGGAATCGAAGCAACTGCGAGTAGCTTGAAAACTTGGGGCGTGGCAGCCAAGCTTTGCGACACGTGcaagtccggctcggcagctcTTTTCTGCCGAGTCGACTCGGTTTTCCTCTGTTTGACCTGCGACTCCAAGCTCCACTCGCGGCACGAGCGCGTGTGGATGTGCGAGGTCTGCGAGCAAGCTCCGGCTTCCGTCACGTGCAAGGCCGACGCGGCGGCGCTCTGCGTCACGTGCGACTCCGACATCCACTCGGCCAACCCGCTCGCGCGCCGCCACGAGCGCGTCCCGGTGGAGCCTTTCTTCGACTCGGCCGACTCGGTCATCAAATCGGCCGCTCCGCTCACCGATTTCCTCGTGGTCCCGACCGATCACAACGAGTCGCCCGAGGCCGGGTCGTGGGTTCTCCCCAACCCAAGCTTCGTGGAGGATCCGGATGTCAAGCCCACCGACTTGCTCTTCACTGCCGAAATGGATCCGTTTCTCGATTTCGAATACCCGAACTCGTTTCATAATTCGGGTACCGATAGTGTCGTTCCGGTTCAAGCTAAACCGGTTTCGGCTCCGGTTTCCGAAACTTGCTTCGATATCGAATTCTGCAAATCCAAGCTCTCTGCATTCAACTATCCCTCTCACTCTCTTAGCCAAAGC GTTTCGTCCTCGGAAGTTGGAGTTGTACCGGACGGGAATTCGATGTCCGACATATCGTATCCTTTCGGCCGAAACATGAGCGTTGATCCTAACGTACCGGTTTCGGGGACTACGGCCCAAGCCGCGACTCAGTTGTGCGGGACTGATAGGGAAGCAAGGGTTTTGAGGTAcagagagaagaggaagaatCGGAAATTCGAGAAGACAATCCGATACGCTTCGAGAAAAGCCTACGCCGAAACTCGGCCGAGAATCAAAGGCCGGTTCGCGAAACGTACCGAAATGATTGAGTCTGACGTGGACAGCCTCTTTAACTCCGTGTCCACTGCGGCTTTTATAACCGAAGCGCAATACGGCGTCGTTCCGACCTTCTga